TTGAAATGGTAGAAGCACTTGTTAAGAGGGGAATGAAGGTCTCTGTGGTTGAGATGATGCCACATGTGATGACTATTATGGAAGCCGAAATAGCAGGGTTTATCCAGCAAGAAATGTTGTCATATGGAGTAGATGTTCTAACAAATAAAGCAGTTTCCGATATAGGAAGAAACAGTGTAACTCTTAAGGATGGACTTAGAGTTGATGCAGATATGGTTCTGTTATCTATAGGTGTGCGGCCTACCCTTAAACTTGCTCAAGAAGCAGGTCTTACTATCGGTGAAGCGGGCGGCTTACTTGTCGATTCAACATTGAAAACCAGCGACGACAACATTTATGCAGCAGGGGATATGGTTGAACTTGAACACCGAGTGCACGGCAAGAAAGTACGTATTCCTCTTGCTGGCCCTGCTAATCGTCAAGGGCGAATAGCAGCAGAAAATGCCCTAGGCAAAAGACATGAATATAAAGGCTCTATAGGTACATCTATTGTCAGGGTTTTTGAAGCAGTTGCAGGAATTACCGGACTTTCTTTAAAAGGGGCTAGAGCTGCAGGACTTAATGCAGATGCAATTGTCATTCATAAAGAACATCACACATCTTATTTTCCAGGAGCAGAACAGGTTACTGTACTTGTGGTTTATGACAAAGAAACCGGAGTGGTGCTAGGCGGACAGACTGCAGGTTATGCAGGTGCTGACAGAAGACTAGATGTTCTAGCAGCAGCCGCGGCAACAAAGCTCACAGTTTCTGATCTTGCGGATATGGATTTTGCCTATTCACCACCTCTTGGAACAGCAAATGATGCCATGAATATGGCAGCATATGTAGCCGAGAACCGAATTTCAGGGTACTCTCCCACATTGACAGTTTCTGAAATAGATACTCATATAGATAGTAAAGAAGCACTCTGGATTGATGTAAGGGATGTATTTGCATTCGAAAAATCTCATATAGAAGGCTCAGTGAATATACCTTTAGAGATTCTTCCATCAAAACTAAATGAGCTTCCGCAGAATAAACTAATCTTTGTCTATGACCAAACAGGAAAAAAAGGACATCAGGCATTGCGTACTCTCGTTGGAACAGGATTTACCAATGTATTTAATGTAAGCGGAGGATTTGCAAGTCTTTC
The window above is part of the Anaerobacillus sp. CMMVII genome. Proteins encoded here:
- a CDS encoding FAD-dependent oxidoreductase — its product is MEKIVVIGGVAAGATAAAKARRLSAEAQITILESGPDISFANCGLPYYIGRDINSRSKLILQSPESFNDQYQTDVHIYTTATEIDRKNKIVHAVDSRTGEKKTYEYTKLILAQGGKPIAPPIPGAEQDHVFQLWTLEDMDKINSFIENKKPKTAVVVGGGFIGLEMVEALVKRGMKVSVVEMMPHVMTIMEAEIAGFIQQEMLSYGVDVLTNKAVSDIGRNSVTLKDGLRVDADMVLLSIGVRPTLKLAQEAGLTIGEAGGLLVDSTLKTSDDNIYAAGDMVELEHRVHGKKVRIPLAGPANRQGRIAAENALGKRHEYKGSIGTSIVRVFEAVAGITGLSLKGARAAGLNADAIVIHKEHHTSYFPGAEQVTVLVVYDKETGVVLGGQTAGYAGADRRLDVLAAAAATKLTVSDLADMDFAYSPPLGTANDAMNMAAYVAENRISGYSPTLTVSEIDTHIDSKEALWIDVRDVFAFEKSHIEGSVNIPLEILPSKLNELPQNKLIFVYDQTGKKGHQALRTLVGTGFTNVFNVSGGFASLSSYVRAVTPSNFRLELPAPEPKKIGEKSNVEEKNAPTVEMKKEDSNEPLIVDVRTAGEFSYGAYPGAINIPLDELQSKVERLGEKDRKIILYCESGARSAYAVQVLKAYGFTNLENGGGISRMMASTR